One window of Salmo salar chromosome ssa11, Ssal_v3.1, whole genome shotgun sequence genomic DNA carries:
- the LOC106562835 gene encoding palmitoyltransferase ZDHHC12-B isoform X1: MFKNVFGSGFIVRTAHVILTWVITLILFLHDTDLRKQEERGELIQPVLFVLLVLVSVLLYFAVSLMDPGFVLSDGSDLQFTLGITEETQDMIPPTTKSLRQRRCGHCLLQQPMRSKHCQTCQHCVRRYDHHCPWIENCVGERNHRWFVLYLAVQLLVLLWGLHMAWSGFTTAPTWQLWLRGNGVLLGTAAVVAVLSLTVLLLLGSHLYLVSLNTTTWEFMSRHRISYLKHCGADENPFDRGALRNLWGFFCDWGAIVWEQVYFREGNDPI; encoded by the exons ATGTTCAAAAATGTGTTCGGGTCAGGATTTATTGTAAGAACCGCGCACGTTATCCTGACATGGGTAATAACACTGATACTCTTCCTACATGATACAG ACCTGAGGAagcaagaggagaggggagagctcaTCCAACCTGTGCTCTTTGTCTTGCTGGTCCTTGTGTCGGTGTTGCTGTACTTCGCAGTCTCACTCATGGATCCTGGCTTTGTCCTATCTGACGGTAGTGACTTACAG TTCACCCTTGGCATCACTGAGGAGACGCAGGACATGATTCCACCAACAACCAAGTCTCTGCGACAGCGGCGCTGTGGTCATTGTCTGCTCCAG CAGCCAATGAGATCCAAGCACTGTCAGACCTGTCAGCACTGCGTGCGTCGCTACGACCACCACTGCCCCTGGATCGAGAACTGCGTGGGCGAGAGGAACCACCGCTGGTTCGTGCTCTACCTGGCTGTCCAGCTGTTGGTGCTGCTGTGGGGCCTCCACATGGCCTG GTCGGGCTTCACCACGGCACCCACCTGGCAGCTGTGGCTGCGTGGCAATGGCGTGCTGCTGGGTACGGCAGCGGTGGTGGCGGTGCTCTCCCTCACCGTGCTCCTACTCCTGGGCTCCCACCTCTACCTGGTCTCCCTCAACACCACCACCTGGGAGTTCATGTCGCGCCACCGCATCTCCTACCTCAAGCACTGCGGCGCCGACGAGAACCCGTTTGACCGTGGTGCGCTGCGCAACCTCTGGGGCTTCTTCTGCGACTGGGGCGCCATAGTGTGGGAGCAGGTGTACTTCAGAGAGGGCAACGACCCCATCTGA
- the LOC106562835 gene encoding palmitoyltransferase ZDHHC12-B isoform X2, giving the protein MHTAVWICANLLHNLRKQEERGELIQPVLFVLLVLVSVLLYFAVSLMDPGFVLSDGSDLQFTLGITEETQDMIPPTTKSLRQRRCGHCLLQQPMRSKHCQTCQHCVRRYDHHCPWIENCVGERNHRWFVLYLAVQLLVLLWGLHMAWSGFTTAPTWQLWLRGNGVLLGTAAVVAVLSLTVLLLLGSHLYLVSLNTTTWEFMSRHRISYLKHCGADENPFDRGALRNLWGFFCDWGAIVWEQVYFREGNDPI; this is encoded by the exons ATGCACACAGCCGTATGGATCTGTGCAAACCTGCTACACA ACCTGAGGAagcaagaggagaggggagagctcaTCCAACCTGTGCTCTTTGTCTTGCTGGTCCTTGTGTCGGTGTTGCTGTACTTCGCAGTCTCACTCATGGATCCTGGCTTTGTCCTATCTGACGGTAGTGACTTACAG TTCACCCTTGGCATCACTGAGGAGACGCAGGACATGATTCCACCAACAACCAAGTCTCTGCGACAGCGGCGCTGTGGTCATTGTCTGCTCCAG CAGCCAATGAGATCCAAGCACTGTCAGACCTGTCAGCACTGCGTGCGTCGCTACGACCACCACTGCCCCTGGATCGAGAACTGCGTGGGCGAGAGGAACCACCGCTGGTTCGTGCTCTACCTGGCTGTCCAGCTGTTGGTGCTGCTGTGGGGCCTCCACATGGCCTG GTCGGGCTTCACCACGGCACCCACCTGGCAGCTGTGGCTGCGTGGCAATGGCGTGCTGCTGGGTACGGCAGCGGTGGTGGCGGTGCTCTCCCTCACCGTGCTCCTACTCCTGGGCTCCCACCTCTACCTGGTCTCCCTCAACACCACCACCTGGGAGTTCATGTCGCGCCACCGCATCTCCTACCTCAAGCACTGCGGCGCCGACGAGAACCCGTTTGACCGTGGTGCGCTGCGCAACCTCTGGGGCTTCTTCTGCGACTGGGGCGCCATAGTGTGGGAGCAGGTGTACTTCAGAGAGGGCAACGACCCCATCTGA
- the LOC106562836 gene encoding D-dopachrome decarboxylase-A: MPFIDLESNLPESTFSEDFLKRLCSKTAAVLGKPEERMMLVVNPGLPMLMGGTCAPCVILSVSAIGVTDTAEKNKEHSANIFPFLTGELGLTEDRVMIRFYALEPHQVGKKGTVMSYL; encoded by the exons ATGCCGTTCATTGATTTAGAAAGTAATTTACCTGAGAGTACGTTTTCTGAGGATTTCTTGAAAAGGCTGTGCTCCAAAACAGCCGCTGTTCTAGGGAAACCCGAAGAG AGAATGATGTTGGTGGTGAATCCTGGACTGCCAATGCTCATGGGTGGAACTTGTGCTCCTTGCGTGATCCTGTCCGTGTCCGCCATCGGTGTCACTGACACTGCTgagaagaacaaggaacacagtGCCAATATCTTCCCTTTCCTTACAGGAGAACTTGGACTTACTGAAGACCG GGTCATGATCAGGTTCTACGCACTGGAGCCACATCAGGTTGGAAAGAAAGGAACTGTTATGAGTTACCTGTAG